Proteins encoded by one window of Lathyrus oleraceus cultivar Zhongwan6 chromosome 1, CAAS_Psat_ZW6_1.0, whole genome shotgun sequence:
- the LOC127091664 gene encoding uncharacterized protein LOC127091664: protein MSDEEEERHEDLKGIKENFQILEKRLRAMEGDQVFGATAREMCLVSSRVIPVKFKTPDFDRYEGHTCPKIHLIMYYRKMAAHVEDGKLMIHFFQDSLKGAPSKWYLSLDQSHIRCFQDLSDDFIKHYKYNMDMDPYIRQLLNMSQKDNESFKEYAQRWREMASQVEAPLAEKELADWFMDTVQPMFYERMVGSVSASFSDLAAVGIKVELGLKNEKMISAAGTSNNHNAKKFSENFHKKRKEIRMLCLPVEEGYVQQHVATIGPNFNQQQVPVYQPFQQTPIYQPAQVAPTYQQAPAAPTYQQPKAQAPRQNASSQNRRQGVKPPSSPILLMYTELYPSLLQKGLVVPRPLGPPPDPLPPWYNPNAHCPFHEGAPGHDLEGCYALKNIVQELVEKKILSFRDLRPNVKSNPLPAHETVNAIEEAYDGDVIKDVANIKTPLIAFHARLVEASLVSACRTDCEECAIHPGGCEMVRKDIQDLMDQGVLQVSSLVRRDGVAVIEPFFNLPEAVEITYRRKDIVQPVNHPPPVVICMPNPFPYENTKAVPWKYDITVIGKEFEEVRQEESLKVDSADVANIAGTSQMNRSGRIYTPQFNVASKAPTKETTATIPIREQNMVQSNEDVEFLKIIKKSDSKVVDQLHQTPSKISILSLLMCSPAHRNALLKVLAQAHVTQDIMVGQFDGVVANITACNTLSFNGGELPKEGQNHNRALYVSVKCQEDTLARVLVDTGSSLNVLPKKTLDKLAFQGSEMRPSALIVKAFNGSQRTVIGEVKLPILIGPHVFNINFQLMDVNPAYSCLLGRPWIHAAGAVTFTLHRKMKFVINNKLVIISGEEDLIVSHLSSFCYIEADKDALETSFQALEIANATFVEVKESMEKVIPSFASMKSTKITIENGSPEGWGKVIDISMKKDCFGLAYKPSTKEGALVPTKDRMRRIQEVFLSAGYVYGDKVNAVEEDTEDKVMINLVYQCEATLTN, encoded by the exons ATGTctgatgaagaagaagaaaggcaTGAAGATCTAAAGGGTATTAAAGAGAATTTTCAGATTCTTGAGAAGAGACTAAGGGCAATGGAAGGTGACCAAGTCTTTGGTGCTACTGCTAGGGAGATGTGCCTAGTATCTAGTCGTGTaattcctgtgaaattcaagaCTCCTGACTTTGATAGATACGAGGGCCATACATGTCCTAAGATCCATCTTATTATGTACTACCGGAAAATGGCTGCCCATGTTGAAGACGGTAAGCTCATGATCCACTTCTTTCAAGACAGTTTGAAAGGCGCCCCCTCTAAGTGGTACCTAAGCCTCGATCAAAGTCATATCCGGTGTTTCCAAGACTTGTCTGATGATTTCATAAAGCAttacaaatacaacatggatatggaTCCATACATAAGACAATTGCTGAATATGTCTCAAAAAGACAACGAGtcatttaaagagtatgcacaacGTTGGAGAGAGATGGCCTCTCAGGTTGAAGCACCTTTGGCAGAAAAAGAATTAGCCGATTGGTTTATGGATACTGTACAACCAATGTTCTATGAGAGGATGGTGGGCAGTGTGTCTGCAAGTTTTTCTGACTTGGCAGCTGTAGGCATTAAAGTTGAACTCGGTTTAAAGAATGAAAAAATGATTAGTGCTGCTGGAACTTCTAATAACCACAATGCtaagaagttttctgaaaatttTCATAAAAAAAGGAAGGAGATACGAATGTTGTGTCTTCCAGTCGAGGAAGGA TATGTTCAACAACATGTGGCAACAATTGGGCCAAATTTCAACCAACAACAAGTACCTGTTTATCAACCATTTCAACAAACACCAATTTATCAACCCGCTCAGGTTGCTCCTACATATCAACAAGCGCCTGCAGCCCCAACATATCAGCAACCAAAAGCTCAAGCTCCACGTCAGAATGCATCGTCTCAGAATAGAAGACAAGGTGTTAAACCTCCCTCCAGTCCGATTCTGTTGATGTATACTGAGTTATATCCTTCTCTATTGCAAAAGGGGTTAGTGGTTCCTAGACCTTTGGGTCCACCTCCTGATCCTCTGCCTCCATGGTATAACCCAAATGCTCATTGCCCTTTCCATgagggtgcacctgggcatgatttagaaggatgttatgctttGAAGAATATAGTGCAAGAATTGGTGGAAAAGAAGATTCTTTCATTCAGAGACTTGAGGCCTAATGTCAAGAGTAATCCTTTGCCTGCACATGAAACTGTTAATGCAATTGAAGAAGCATATGATGGTGATGTGATCAAAGATGTTGCAAATATCAAGACTCCTTTGATAGCGTTCCATGCGAGACTAGTAGAAGCTAGTTTAGTTAGTGCTTGTCGTACAGATTGTGAAGAATGTGCCATTCATCCTGGAGGATGTGAGATGGTACGAAAAGATATCCAGGACTTGATGGACCAAGGAGTGTTACAAGTTAGTAGCCTCGTGAGAAGAGATGGAGTAGCTGTAATTGAGCCATTTTTCAATTTACCAGAGGCAGTTGAGATAACCTATAGAAGAAAAGATATTGTTCAACCGGTTAATCACCCACCACCCGTGGTTATCTGCATGCCTAATCCTTTCCCCTACGAAAATACTAAGGCAGTACCATGGAAATATGATATAACTGTCATTGGCAAAGAGTTTGAAGAGGTTAGACAAGAGGAAAGTTTGAAGGTTGATAGCGCCGATGTCGCAAACATCGCAGGGACAAGCCAAATGAACCGTAGTGGGAGGATTTACACTCCCCAGTTTAATGTGGCCTCTAAAGCACCAACCAAAGAAACTACAGCTACAATCCCTATTAGGGAGCAAAATATGGTTCAATCCAATGAAGATGTTGAATTTTTGAAGATTATTAAAAAGAGTGATTCCAAAGTAGTTGATCAGCTGCACCAGACGCCATCAAAAATTTCCATTTTGTCCTTGCTTATGTGTTCCCCAGCTCATAGGAATGCATTGCTGAAAGTACTAGCGCAAGCCCACGTCACTCAAGATATAATGGTTGGCCAGTTTGATGGAGTGGTTGCCAATATCACAGCTTGTAACACCCTGAGTTTCAATGGTGGAGAGTTGCCAAAGGAAGGACAAAATCACAATCGCGCCTTGTATGTGTCAGTGAAGTGCCAAGAGGATACTCTAGCAAGAGTTTTAGTGGATACCGGGTCCTCCCTCAATGTTCTACCGAAGAAGACACTTGATAAATTAGCTTTTCAAGGATCAGAAATGAGGCCTAGTGCACTGATTGTCAAAGCATTTAATGGGTCCCAGAggactgtgattggtgaagtgaAGTTACCAATTCTGATTGGTCCACATGTATTTAACATAAATTTCCAGCTCATGGATGTCAACCCTGCCTATAGTTGCCTATTGGGGCGACCTTGGATACATGCCGCTGGGGCAGTAACCTTTACTTTACATCGGAAAATGAAGTTTGTCATCAATAATAAGCTTGTAATCATCTCTGGTGAAGAAGATCTCATAGTTAGTCATCTCTCTTCCTTTTGTTACATCGAGGCTGACAAAGATGCcttggaaacttctttccaagctctgGAGATAGCCAATGCCACTTTTGTGGAAGTGAAGGAATCTATGGAGAAAGTCATCCCGTCATTTGCATCTATGAAGAGTACAAAGATAACTATTGAGAATGGGAGTCCTGAAGGTTGGGGAAAAGTTATTGACATCAGCATGAAGAAAGATTGTTTCGGTTTGGCGTACAAGCCATCCACTAAAGAAGGAGCCCTGGTCCCTACAAAGGATCGTATGCGAAGAATTCAAGAAGTATTCCTCAGTGCAGGCTATGTCTATGGAGATAAAGTCAATGCAGTTGAAGAAGACACTGAAGATAAAGTCATGATAAATCTGGTGTATCAGTGTGAAGCAACTTTGACCAATTAG